A genomic stretch from Pirellulales bacterium includes:
- a CDS encoding DNA polymerase ligase N-terminal domain-containing protein, whose protein sequence is MDSARTPSIRFVVLRHAPGSRSSRALHWDFMVEVGDSLRTWALAEEPTAQRSIEAHALPPHRLAYLEYEGAISADRGMVAQWDHGTYSMLADSEDLLILDLAGGRLRGQVRLTRQKDSTGHWIFRFSSGLAATSD, encoded by the coding sequence GTGGATAGCGCCCGCACCCCCTCGATCCGATTCGTGGTCCTGCGTCACGCGCCGGGCTCGCGATCGTCCCGCGCGCTGCACTGGGATTTCATGGTCGAGGTCGGCGACTCGTTGCGAACATGGGCCCTGGCCGAAGAACCGACCGCACAGCGATCGATCGAGGCGCACGCGTTGCCGCCGCATCGTCTGGCGTATCTGGAATATGAGGGGGCCATTTCCGCAGACCGGGGTATGGTCGCCCAATGGGATCACGGCACGTACAGCATGCTGGCCGATTCGGAAGACCTGCTGATCCTGGATCTTGCAGGCGGTCGTCTACGCGGACAAGTCCGCCTGACGCGGCAGAAGGACTCAACAGGTCATTGGATCTTTAGATTCTCATCAGGCCTGGCGGCAACGTCCGATTGA